Proteins encoded by one window of Nasonia vitripennis strain AsymCx chromosome 5, Nvit_psr_1.1, whole genome shotgun sequence:
- the LOC100118863 gene encoding tetratricopeptide repeat protein 36: protein MNKLSEHDKVILDTIFDPLQPLGIDSNPGRIFNEPIEAEDDPELNEEVKEILKRAIVFSENGKFDEAFELFEKARVKAPRSASVLNDRAQALRLAGKSNEALADLNLAVEYSGGRGKAGVQALCQRAALYRFLEKDDEAREDFAKAAEQGSGFAKSQLVAMNPYAAMCNAMLHKITMEACKK, encoded by the exons ATGAATAAGCTCAGCGAGCACGATAAAGTGATTCTGGATACGATTTTCGATCCTCTTCAGCCGCTCGGAATAGACTCGAATCCTGGCAGGATTTTCAATGAAC CGATCGAAGCCGAGGACGACCCGGAACTGAACGAGGAGGTGAAGGAGATTTTGAAGAGGGCTATCGTATTCTCGGAGAATGGAAAGTTTGACGAAGCTTTCGAATTGTTCGAGAAGGCGCGGGTTAAAGCTCCGAGATCCGCTTCGGTGCTGAATGATAGGGCGCAGGCCCTGCGGCTCGCCGGCAAGTCTAATG AAGCGCTGGCAGATCTGAATCTGGCGGTAGAATACAGTGGCGGGCGCGGCAAGGCCGGCGTACAGGCATTGTGTCAACGGGCAGCGCTTTATCGCTTCCTGGAGAAAGACGACGAGGCCAGAGAAGACTTTGCCAAAGCGGCCGAACAAGGTTCGGGCTTTGCGAAATCGCAGTTGGTTGCGATGAATCCATACGCTGCTATGTGCAACGCTATGCTGCACAAGATCACAATGGAAGCTTGTAAAAAGTGA
- the LOC100680440 gene encoding putative ankyrin repeat protein RF_0381, protein MDAYSELFYRLREAVKSSSHSIIEQILGEEIFRSTLKSKDSHSGENRATLVNIAVSRNDEETVNRLLDYGVTINIDENRCQVIPPLVYAVVLGHERIAEILATRVKEHVDQRTSGEGYYKLENGDTALHAASRCGLDRLAAILLKNGATIDAPNSKSETALHLAIGAMIKAEARLAMVRCLLDHAARIDIGHKPALLLAIAQNQLDVAHLIIDQREDALEKKDSLGSGAMHYALKGCPANIEFMTMLVNKGIQVDEPNLAGKRPLHVAVRYRNAVMTKFLLDHGADIDATTESKETPLYFAALNGDMSMVKQLLDAGANIHVTTNREQTAFHAACQFGSVEMVCEMLKFGAKINGVSTYTQTPLYFACSKQSNDIVKTLLESGANPNAMTDIPYDSPLDFACRRGFEDTVWLLLKFGVQMKRPVYAYGIGIPFDKNITIMLIKHALLAKHQVMCEQFFTVYRNDPHFAKCQKELEMMKATEFYPNLTFFKMLVMQQEELMWMMRNVKVREAFEANFKEEQFPMYALYFTDRFADVKQMLKERDLAEEILSSVFSTILPVETINKVLDYVSYKDIRFLAKFA, encoded by the exons ATGGACGCATACAGCGAACTATTCTATCGGCTGCGAGAGGCGGTGAAAAGCAGCTCGCATTCCATAATCGAGCAGATACTCGGCGAGGAAATATTCCGAAGCACCCTCAAGTCGAAGGACTCGCACTCGGGAGAGAATCGAGCGACGCTTGTCAACATCGCGGTGTCAAGGAACGACGAGGAGACGGTCAATCGGCTTCTGGATTACGGAGTGACCATCAACATCGACGAAAACAGATGCCAAGTCATACCGCCACTCGTGTACGCTGTGGTACTTGGACACGAGCGGATAGCCGAGATTCTTGCGACTCGTGTGAAGGAGCATGTGGATCAGCGCACTTCTGGCGAGGGTTATTATAAACTCGAAAATGGAG ACACAGCTCTGCACGCCGCCTCGAGATGCGGCTTAGATCGCCTCGCAGCGATCCTCCTGAAAAACGGCGCGACAATCGACGCTCCGAACAGCAAAAGCGAAACAGCTTTGCACTTGGCGATTGGAGCAATGATCAAGGCCGAAGCTCGACTAGCGATGGTTCGCTGCCTGCTGGATCACGCTGCTCGAATCGACATCGGTCATAAACCGGCGCTGCTGTTGGCCATCGCACAAAATCAACTGGACGTAGCCCATCTGATCATCGATCAGCGAGAGGATGCTCTCGAAAAGAAAGACTCCCTGGGGAGTGGAGCCATGCATTACGCGTTGAAGGGATGCCCTGCGAATATCGAGTTTATGACGATGCTGGTCAACAAGGGCATCCAGGTGGATGAGCCGAATTTGGCTGGCAAAAGGCCGCTACACGTTGCTGTCCGCTATCGCAATGCTGTAATG ACGAAATTCCTGCTCGACCACGGCGCAGACATTGATGCAACAACGGAATCCAAAGAAACTCCACTTTACTTCGCAGCGTTGAACGGAGATATGTCAATGGTGAAACAACTTCTCGACGCAGGTGCGAACATCCACGTAACAACAAATCGCGAACAAACAGCGTTTCACGCCGCCTGCCAGTTTGGCAGCGTGGAGATGGTTTGCGAGATGCTCAAATTTGGCGCTAAAATCAACGGGGTATCGACGTACACACAAACGCCGCTGTATTTCGCCTGCAGCAAACAGTCCAACGATATCGTCAAGACTCTTCTCGAATCGGGCGCAAATCCCAATGCAATGACAGACATTCCTTACGACTCGCCGCTTGATTTCGCCTGTCGCAGAGGCTTCGAGGATACGGTCTGGCTACTTCTCAAATTTGGCGTTCAAATGAAAAGACCTGTATATGCATACGGAATCGGCATTCCCTTCGATAAGAATATAACAATTATGCTGATAAAGCACGCTCTTTTGGCCAAGCATCAGGTTATGTGCGAACAATTTTTTACGGTGTACAGAAACGACCCACACTTCGCAAAGTGCCAGAAGGAGCTCGAGATGATGAAGGCGACCGAGTTTTATCCCAATTTgacgttttttaaaatgctaGTGATGCAGCAGGAAGAGTTGATGTGGATGATGAGAAACGTTAAGGTTCGCGAAGCTTTCGAGGCTAATTTTAAGGAGGAACAGTTTCCTATGTACGCGCTATATTTCACGGACAGGTTTGCGGATGTAAAGCAGATGTTGAAGGAGCGGGATTTGGCAGAGGAAATTTTATCCTCGGTATTTTCAACGATACTGCCGGTTGAAACTATTAATAAAGTTCTTGATTACGTCAGTTACAAAGACATAAGGTTTTTGGCAAAATTTGCATGA
- the LOC100118828 gene encoding dnaJ homolog subfamily C member 28 yields MLVFSTVYPVLTRSRNVVRRFATQKKTRTRNEIKKFHQILGVAEDCADEVLRLAFVNLAKRFHPDSGTKEANATRFSEIESAYREIQRNRYERREEESKKNPDVEEFDIKHTAPQHRHYLADDVGIGTPSVRQRRYAAERAQRAMENVLEHRLKKIQATERNTLVGMDKQRAKDIKTRYGMDRLVEDLIQEAMNKGEFRDLPGSGKPLKDNACAQNPHVDFVTHKLNQVLIDNGFTPEWIQLSKEIREDKEDLKRQLVDARNRLGELPLSHEDEYQWERTLRDSRDTVQRINKKVDKFNLLVPILQKQMLQVNLKSLGDAVLAVPPDKSAVSNAKSNLSSTSDGSEGNFVQFFASLFGKQ; encoded by the exons ATGTTAGTTTTTTCAACAGTTTATCCAGTTTTGACAAGAAGTAGAAATGTAGTAAGGCGTTTTGCAACTCAGAAGAAAACCAGAACCCGGAATGAAATTAAG AAATTTCATCAAATTCTGGGAGTAGCCGAAGACTGTGCGGACGAAGTCTTGAGATTGGCTTTCGTAAATCTAGCGAAACGATTTCACCCCGATAGCGGTACCAAAGAGGCAAATGCCACTCGATTCTCAGAG ATCGAAAGCGCGTACAGAGAAATACAACGCAACCGTTATGAGAGAAGGGAAGAGGAAAGTAAGAAAAATCCTGACGTCGAGGAGTTCGACATCAAG CACACGGCACCGCAGCACCGACACTACTTAGCGGACGACGTGGGAATCGGTACCCCGAGCGTAAGGCAACGGCGTTACGCCGCCGAAAGAGCTCAACGTGCCATGGAGAACGTTTTGGAGCATCGGTTGAAGAAGATCCAAGCGACAGAGAGGAACACCCTTGTCGGTATGGATAAGCAACGCGCCAAGGATATCAAAACGCGCTACGGCATGGACCGTCTTGTCGAGGATCTCATTCAGGAAGCGATGAACAAGGGCGAATTCAGAGACCTTCCGGGCTCGGGTAAGCCGCTGAAGGATAACGCCTGCGCGCAGAACCCTCACGTTGATTTCGTCACTCACAAACTGAACCAG GTTTTAATCGATAACGGTTTTACCCCGGAGTGGATACAATTGTCTAAAGAAATTCGAGAAGATAAAGAGGATTTGAAGAGACAGTTGGTTGACGCAAGGAACCGCTTGGGCGAATTGCCTCTTTCTCATGAAGACGAATATCAGTGGGAAAGGACTTTACGCGATTCGCGAGATACCGTCCAGAGAATCAACAAAAAAGTTGACAAGTTCAACTTATTAGTGCCAATTTTGCAGAAACAAATGCTACAAGTCAACTTGAAATCTCTGGGTGACGCTGTACTTGCTGTGCCACCAGACAAGTCGGCTGTGTCGAATGCGAAAAGTAATTTATCTAGTACATCAGATGGGTCGGAGGGAAACTTTGTACAGTTTTTCGCGTCTCTTTTTGGTAAACAATAA
- the LOC100680472 gene encoding translocation protein SEC62 has protein sequence MVVERRKNKKRKDDGYDRPIVADKPSKEEYAVAKWIRNNVPSKKTKFDRNHIVEYFTGTRAVDALLDHSPWSQTLFESRQHVVDFLDTMLRHKFFHRAKKIVITEDELIRIKGIKKKPTKDSKDLKEDKKPAEKEKQKEKEKEKDKDKDKEKDKDENDSKGGDKEDKKDGNEKQEKRKDLKKKPKVRLEMHMDQYFVDCNDAYVWIYEPIPVYYWFFGTLLVLGAIGVCLFPLWPLTVRHGVWYLSIAAAGFLIFILSLIVIRVIVFCILWVLTLGRHHLWLLPNLIEDVGFFASFWPLYHYQYLGPNSNDAKKKKKRKKDKDSDAEDGGNSHSEEKSGSSSEASKPDSPSARKSPKEDGQHSDGHEASEEGSESDKSNTGGDFEML, from the exons ATGGTGGTGGAGCGCAGAAAAAACAAGAAGCGAAAAGAC GATGGCTACGACAGGCCAATTGTCGCAGACAAACCATCCAAGGAGGAGTACGCTGTGGCTAAGTGGATTCGAAACAATGTACCGTCCAAAAAAACCAAATTCGATAGAAACCATATTGTCGAGTACTTCACTGGAACAAGGGCTGTGGATGCTCTATTAGACCATTCACCATGGAGCCAGACTTTGTTCGAGTCGAGACAACATGTTGTCGACTTCTTGGATACTATGCTGAGGCACAAATTTTTTCACCGggcgaaaaaaattgttattaccGAGGATGAATTAATTAGAATTAAAGGAATCAAAAAGAAGCCTACAAAGGATAGCAAGGATTTGAAAGAGGACAAAAAGCCAGCTGAGAAGGAGAAACAGAAAGAGAAGGAAAAGGAGAAGGACAAAGACAAGGATAAAGAGAAAGACAAGGATGAGAATGATTCTAAAGGTGGGGACAAAGAGGACAAGAAAGATGGGAATGagaaacaagaaaaaagaaaagatctGAAAAAGAAACCAAAA GTTCGATTAGAAATGCATATGGACCAATACTTTGTAGATTGCAATGATGCATATGTTTGGATATATGAACCAATCCCGGTATACTATTGGTTTTTTGGTACTTTATTGGTGTTAGGGGCAATCGGTGTTTGCCTTTTCCCATTATGGCCACTGACAGTGCGTCATGGTGTATGGTACTTAAGTATAGCGGCAGCTGGGTTCCTCATTTTTATTCTTTCACTGATTGTTATAAGAGTGATAGTTTTCTGCATTTTATGGGTGTTGACTTTGGGCAGACATCATTTATGGCTTCTTCCAAACTTAATTGAGGATGTTGGATTCTTTGCCTCCTTTTGGCCACTATATCAC TACCAGTATCTTGGCCCGAATTCAAATGAcgcaaagaaaaagaaaaagcgaaAGAAGGATAAAGACTCAGACGCTGAGGACGGCGGCAATTCACACTC AGAGGAGAAGTCGGGGTCTTCGTCGGAAGCTTCAAAACCTGATTCTCCGTCAGCGCGAAAGTCTCCCAAAGAAGATGGTCAGCATTCGGACGGCCATGAGGCGAGCGAGGAGGGTTCAGAGAGTGACAAATCAAACACAGGGGGAGACTTCGAGATGCTGTGA